In Mangrovibacterium diazotrophicum, the genomic stretch CAGCTCCACACGCGTTGGTCCCCATCCGGAAGGAATTAATCCAGTAGTCGTCCGGGAAGGGATATCGATTACCGCAACAGCATTAAAACCAAGCAAGGCCACGTAAAGTGTTTTCTCGTCTTTCGACATAGTAATTCCGAAGGGAAGTAGCCCGCGCACATGGTCAATCCGATCATCAATTTTAATTGGAATTCGGCCAACCAGCTCCTGTGTTCTGTAATCAATAATTGCCACATTATCGTTCGTAGCATTGGTCACATAGGCATATTCGCGGCCCACAGCAATTGAGTTCGGACTGGCACCGCCAACAACTTCCGCATCCTCTACGGTTTCACCAACCAGGTAGCCGGTTTTAAACTTACTGATCACCGTATCCTGTTCAAGGTCGATCGTGAAAACGCTCATCGCATCCAGGCTATTGGGATCGCCAAGACCAGGAATTTGCTTGCCTTCCACCAAAGTGCCGTTTCGAGATTCCGGCGTATTTTCACCATACGGGTGATGCGAAATCATCAAATCTTTCACATTCTCGGGCGTTGCCCCGGTAATGAGCGGATAAGAATAAACGCCCACATTGGCCACAAATGCCTGCTTTCGATCGGGACTAATGGCAATACCAAAAGGCTGTCGACCAACCCGCACCGAGCCGGTTATTTTTTTCGTATCCAGGTTTAACCGAACCATACGAAAATTCGCCCGATCCAACACCAAAAGCTCGTTTTTATCCGGATCATAAACCAGATCGGAGGTAAAACTATCTTCGAAATCTTCGCCCTTGAATTTTCCATCAAGTGAAATGCTACCCACCTTTTGGAGCTTTTCAAGATCATAAATTACAACATCGCCATTGTCGCCTCCGCTGAGGTACACATAGCGGGAATCGCCACCAAACGACACCCCCAGATATGAGCCTTTCACCAACGGCGAAGGAACACTTCCGTCGTAACTGGGTACTCGCTGAACCATCAACTTTTCGGTATCAACAATTGTGATCACGCCATTGTGAAGCGTCACCGCCTTTTTCCCATCGGGCGAAATAGCCATGCCATACGGATCGTTTGTTATTGGCAAAACCTCGCCAACAGGAGTCACAAAACGCCCCGAAGGCAACACCGTTATTCCATCGTGATCGATCTTGCAATACTGATCACGCCCCGGAACCTGCAATACTTTTACCGTTTGAACTGTCGGCTTACAAGCCCCCATTGCCAAAACAAGAGCTGCCAACAAATAGGATTTCATATTCATGAAAATAAGTTTTTAATAACCCACACTACATATTTCGTCACAACGCAAAATAGTCGTCCTGAATGGGAAATCAATTGCAATATTTTAATCTTTCAATGTCATTCCGATTACTTTTCACCTGAATGCCAGCCGAACCGGGCGGGATGAATTCGTCTTACCAAAATTTAACCTGACCGATCGTCTGCACCAGCATTTCCATATCCGAAGGATAAACTTCGCCGATGTTTCCAATACGGAAAGTGTCGCCCTGCGTCACTTTTCCGGGGTAAATCACGAAGCCTTTTTCCTTCAGGCGATCATATAATTCCTTGAACACATATTTTTCAGATGATGGCGAACGAAAAGAAGTAATGATCGGAGAATGCAATTCATCGGGCAAAAGGGTTTCGAAGCCGATACTCCGCATCCCCGAGACCAACGTCTTTTGATTCGTACAGTATCGCTCAAAGCGTTTCTCTACACCACCTTCCTGCTCCAATTCCAACAAGGCCTGCAAAAAGGCGCGCACCACATGCGTTGGTGATGTAAAGCGCCACTTGCCTCCGCCATTCTCCATCGTATTCCACTGATCGTACAAATCGAGCGACAACGAACGCGCCTGACCTTCGCATTTCGCCAACTCATGTTTGTCGGCGATAATGAATGAAAAACCAGGCACTCCCTGAATACACTTATTTGGCGAACTAATCAGAAAATCAGCACCCCAATCCCTCATATCCAGCGGAATACCACCAAAGCTGCTCATGGCATCGAGGATACAAACGATATTCCGACTCTTCGCTTCAGCCAGTACCTCGCGAACAGGATTCAGAATGCCGGTTGTGGTTTCGCAGTGAACAACTGCAAGATGTGTGATATCCGGGTTTTCGTCCAGCATGCGTTTGAGTTCTCCGATTTCAGGAGGATTAACCTCAGACAAAGCATAAACCAGGTGATTGATTTTCAACGCTTGTGCAATTTGAACCATTCGGGTACCGTACGCACCATTGGCAATCACGAGCAACTTTCCATCAGCGGGTACAGCCGAACCAATCACTGATTCCACTCCGAAACTACCACTCCCCTGCATCAACACAGAAGTATAGTTTTCCGGATTGCGACTTGCTAACTGCACCAAACGGCCGCGGATTTCCTGTACAATATTATGGTTGTAATCGTCGTCCCAGGTACACCAGTCGCGCAACATAACCGCCTTTACCGTTTTGCTGGTCGACAAAGGACCAGGCGTTAACAACAAGTAAGGATTATCAGGCAATGAATTTAGTTCCATCGTTTTATTCGTTTATTTATTTGTTCTGTTGATTAAAAACTCCGGAGCGGTCGCCAAATCTTTTTCCTGCTCTGCCCCGATGGCATCCTTTTGGAAACGTCGATATTTGACGTTAAAATACACCATCGACAACGCCATCAATACCAGTCCCACGAGCGAAAACCAAAACCCGGAGAGACTAAAGAATTTCACCCAGCTAATATTTGGCGTATAAAAGTTTTTGTAGAGCACAACTCCCAAGCTCCCGAGGTAACCGAAGGCATCGGACACATAGATCAAAAATCCAATATTACTGATGTACCGAAAGGATGAGATTAACCGCTCGTACAAAAAGGCATTAAACGGAACATAGCCCAAATAGAGCCCAATTCCCATCAATATCATCCACAGTTTCCCTTGGATCAATTGCCTTTCGAATAGCAAAGTAGAGGCAATGACAACCAGAAAACCGATAAAAATGATAGCCAGAATGATATTGAAAGCTTTGAAATTTGATCGCACAAAAGTTACCAAAGCCAGTGAAAGCAAAGTAAACACAGCAACCGGCAATTCGGCCACAGTGAAAATGGATGCATCGTTTCCATACCCGAGCGAATCCCATATTTCTGCAGAAAAATTGTCGCGCAATTCCCTGAAGATGGTCAGAAACACATAGGTTAAAACCAGCAATAAAATACCGATCGAAAATTTGGCCAAAAATGCTCTGCGCTCAGCCTTGTTCATTGGCGCTCGTTTGGTTCGTAGCCGTTCGTCTTCAGCTGTTGGCGGAGGAACCGCATCGAGGAAGAAAACCGAAACAACCAAGGGGATGGCAAAAATCAAACCGGTAATAAAGGGCATCGCAAATTCGCTTACCCCAAAATGAAGCATTACCAGACCACCAACTGTTTTGACAACTCCGGATGCAACAATAAAACTGACACACAACCCTGCTCCCAGCAACTCGGTTAACCGGCGTCCTTCGAGGTAGCTAAAAACAGCTCCCCAAATCATCCCCAAGGGCAAACCGTTGAAAAACATGAAAATAAAATTGTATGGTTGCGGCACCACCCAAAACAGCAACAATGCGACCTCTGCAGCACCAACAAGCGCCAAAATATAGTAGGTACGCGCATTGTTGGTCATTTCCGAGATATATTTGATGCCCAGAAACTTACTTAATGTGTACCCAATTACCTGTGAGGTGATGAGCCATATCTTGTAGTCGACTCCCCACAGACTCAAATCTTCGAAGGTGCCAACCGTAAAAGGCTTTCGAAAAGCATACATACACGAGTAAACAAAGAACGCCGTAAACGACGCATACAACGCAAAAACCCAAGAGGGTTGTCGCGACAACCAACTGCTAATTTTCAGTTTAATTCCTTCCATACACTATTTATTCACTTTTATAATTGCATTTTCCAGGATGCCGAGCGCTTGCTCCAGTTCTTCCTGCGAGATTGTGATTGGCGGGCAAAGGTTGATCACACTTCCCTGCGATACTTTAAAACTCAAACCGTTTTTCAGGCAATCGTACATCACTTTCTCGCCTTCGGCAAATGCCCGCTCCTTGGTTTCGCGATCCGTTACCAAATCAACGCCCCACAACAATCCAATACCGCGAACATCTCCTATTATTTCATAACGCTCTTTCATTTCCAACAAGCGCTTTTGCATCAAAGCCCCCAATTCATTCGCGCGGGCCACAATACTTTCTTTCTCTATAAAATTCAAAACAGCCAATCCGGCAGCACTTCCGAGCGGTGATTTCTCGTGCGTAAAATGGCCCACCGAATGTTCGGCAGCCCCATTGAAACGATCGTTGGTCAGCACCGCGGCCATTGGGAAAACACCTCCACCCAAAGCCTTACCGATTGTGACAATATCGGGTGTGATTCCATAGTGCTCAAAAGCAAAGAACTTCCCGGTTCTACCCATCGCAATCGGGATTTCATCTAGTATCAATACAACTCCATATTCATCGCAAAGAGCCCTAATTTTCTGCCAAAAGTTTTTCGAAGGAATCTGTACATCTGTATTCCGAACGGTTTCGGCAATCAACGCACCGACATCTCCTTCGTTCTCAAACACCTGCCGAATCAACTCTACATAAACATTCTGATCCGGATCGTCTTTCCAGGGCTGACGATAAAACTCGGGCTGCGGAACATGCTGCACACCCGTCATCAACGGCCCGATTCCTTTCCGAAATGGCGCTTCACCGCCAACCGAAATCGTGTCGAGACCTCCCCCGTGAAAAGCACCCCACATGGAAACAACCTTGAATTTTCCGGTTGCAATCCGAGCCAGTTTCAATGCCATCGAGTTTGCTTCAGATCCTCCCGGAGCAAACAAAACCCGGTTCAAACCAGGCGCCAACGAAGTTAACCTTTCCGCCAATTCAATGGCTACCCGATTGGTATATCGGCGAGGCGAAAAAGGAAGCTTATGCATCATTTTCGACACAGCTTCAACCACTTCCCGATTACCATGCCCCAGCTGGTGCAAATTATTACCGTGAAAGTCCAGTATTTTTTTCCCCGAAGTGGTAATCAGGTAAGAGCCCTCAACCCGGTCCAGCACATCCAGACAAGGTGTCGACAAAGCCTGGTGAATAAATGCACCGGCATCCTGATGTAACAAATCAACGGTCTCATCCGCCAATTCCGTCATCCACACTTTCCGACCTTCGGTGAGGTTGATGTCCCCTTCAACCCGGAGTATTTTATCTTCCATGTTTACTATTATTAAACTTTACCATTAAACTGAAGCCTAAAATAACACCTCATGAGTTAAATCGAGGTTTAACATCTATTAATTAATTATTAAACACTTAACTACTTTTTCAAAGAACCTGTTTTTTCCTTAAATTTGTGATGTCAACTAAAACAAGAAATTTACTATTTGTAAACATCATGAATAACGAAGATGTGCACTACGTCGGAAAACGGATCAAGGAGATCAGGCTTCAAAAAGAAATGAAACTGGTTGATCTTGCCATAAAATCCGGCATAAGTAAAGGTTTATTATCTCGCATTGAAAACGGGCGAACGATTCCTTCGCTTCCGGTTTTGTTCAACATTATAACAACGCTAAACGAGAACCCCAGCAGCTTTTTCGAAACGATGGGCCAGGGTTCAAATTCGCCGTTTTACATGTTATTAAAAAAAGAGGAATATTCAGCGATTGAGAAGGAAGATTCGGTCGGATTTAATTATTTCTCAATTTTCAGCCGGTCTTTCAGCGATTTCACATTCAACGCGGTTTTGCTACTGCTTGAACCGGACGCCAAACGGGAAATGGTAACAACCGACGGAATGGAATTCATTTACCTGGCCAGCGGAAATATCGAATACAAACTGGGTGACGAAACGATTTCGATGGAAGAAGGAGATTCGCTGTTTTTTGACGGACGCGTCCCTCACCTGAAAATCAACAATTCGGAACAAACAGCCAGAATACTTGTGATATACCTATTATTCAATAAATAGAAAAAATTGGAAATGAAAAATTTTGAAATGGTCGTTTTTGACATGGCCGGGACTACCGTGGTCGACAAAAACGAGGTAGAGTCCTGTTTTCTCGAAGCCGTCAACCAAACCGGATTACAGGCAACAAACGATGAGATCAATTCGATGATGGGATGGTCAAAATTGACCGTGTTTCAAACGCTATGGAACAGACAATTAACAGGTGCTTCAGAAAAAGAAATTGCCAGGCGGGTGGACGACTCCTACGCTATTTTTCGGGAAACACTGGAAGCGCACTACCTGAAATCCGAAATTCTTCCAACACCGGGGAGTCTGGAAATTTTTGATTACCTGAGAAAAAAAGACGTCAAAATAGCACTGACCACAGGGTTCTACCGCAAAGTGACCGACATTATACTAAGCAAATTGGGGTGGAACGAGGGGCTGGATAAAAATTACACCGGCACTGGACTGATCAATGCCTCAATCAGCAGCGACCAGGTAAAGGCAGGACGCCCGTCGCCGTTTATGATTTTCAGAGCCATGGAACTTTGCGACGTGAACGATGTTCGTCAGATCATCAAGATTGGCGACACACCATCGGATCTGGGAGAAGGCAAGAATGCCGGCTGCCAATTATCACTTGGAGTTACCAACGGCACACACACCCGCGAACAATTAAGCCAATACGAAAACGACGGGCTTTTCGATAGCATCGCTCACTTCCACGATTTTCTAATAAAACAAGATTAAGCGAAATACAAAAAGGGGCCTGAAATTCAGGCCCCTTTTACATCTCACAACTTTACTTACTTCTCGAAATAACCTTACTAAAAGTTCTTTCTTCCTATTTTACACTCAAAAACTCAGGCGATAAAATTTGTTTGGGTATTCCCGGACCACGGAAACCTGTCGCCAAAAAACCACCTCCTCCGCCGTTAAAATATTCAACCCGAATTTTGTGCTTACCCACTTCGAGCTGAACACTTCCCGACTCTTCTTTTGTACCGTGATCGCCATCGTTGTTCACCAATTCTTTTCCATCCAGAAACAGCTTACTACCATCATCGGAAGCAGTGAAGAATTCGTATTTCCCTGGTTTTTCAATCGTAATATAGCCCTCAAATTCCACAGCCACATTCTCCCCCAGCTTATCCGCAATTTGATCTGTACTAATCTCATAAGCCTTTCCCGATGCTACTTTTTTCAGAAACGAAAAGGCAGGAATTTTACCGAGATTTTCACCTTGATAGATTTTATAGTTCACACCGGTATTTTCGTCAACCTTCTCAACAACCCGGTAAAAGGCTTCCGAGTAGGTTGAATGACGACCATCGTTACCGAAATAGGCAGCGCGAACAGTACCTGAGTTAGCCAATTCGAACGGTTCTGAGTAAACCGTCGAATTTTTTGTGGGAATTGATCCATCAGTTGTATAGCGAATCTTACCGTCTTTGCCTTCCGTCAGGATCGTCACCAACGCCTTTTCGCCAACATAAAATCCTCCCGACTTTCCATCGGCATCCTGAGGCAAAATCACCGGTGTGTTTCTGTAGGCCGATAAAAAATCCCCAACCAACGTGGCAGGATCCGGCTCGGGCGCATCTTTGAACGCACAAACTACCGGGCGACCAATCCATGCTTGCGGGCGTGGCACATCAAACACATAAGCAACTGTTGCGGCCAAATCCATCAGGTTAACCTCAACAGGCAGTTCATAACCGCTTTTTGTATGATTGCCGAACAAAAAGAAGGGAACTTCATTTCCTTGAACCGTCATATCGCCATGTCCGTGGCCAACACCGCCATGGTCGGCCGTGATGATAAAAAGGGTTTCGTCATAAGTTCCAGCCTCTTTTGTTGCATTTACAACAACCGCTGCCAGCGAGTCGGCCAATTCAACCGCTTTCAAATACGCCGGAGTCATATGACCATCGGCATGCCCGGCATGGTCTACATGATCGAAATGAATAAACAGAAAATCCGGTTTATCCTCTTTAATCACCTTCGACGCAGTTTCTGCCGTTTTCAGCGCTCCTTCGGGATGAATATCCACATCCACAAACGAATTATCGTACAGGCGCCCAAAATCACCCCAATCATAAACTGACGCAGTTTTCAGGCTGGGTTTGTTCTTCTTCAAAACATAGAAAATATCCGGGTAACGTCCGTTTTCTGTTGTCAATACCGGAGGCAACTGGTAGTCGTCGACCTGCCAGGCATTCGAAGTTACGCCCGTTTGCGCGGCATCCGAGCCGGTTAACATGGCTGCCCAATTCGGACTACTCACAGTCGGCAAAATATTCCGGCAGTGGAAGCTGTAAGCGCCATTGGCATTATACTCGTCAAAATTCGGCGTACTGGCTTTCATTACTCCACCAACCGACATGCCGTCGAAGCCAATCACAACCACTCTTTTTATACCTTTCGGTTTGTACTCACAATTACACGAAACAACCAGTGAGCCCATAACCCCAACCAGGGCTAAAAAATAAATAAAACGTTTCATCAAAATCTGGTTTTAAATTCGGTGGTCGGCTATCAAGCAATTGATAGCCGACCATCTTTTTTAGTTATTGAACAAATCTGAAATTTCCGTAGCGCTCAGGGCTTTGTTGTAGAACCTCAGCTCGTCAACCATACCTTCAAGGTTTTTGCGGGTATCGCTTCCTGAGTTGTAGTGTCCGGTACCGTCTTCCCAAATCGTGAACGGATAATCATTTGTGTTATCCCAGATTGGGCCTGTTAACGTATTCAGGTCGAAGCTGGCCGTATTCTCCGGCTGCGTGTATTCAACTGCATCGATATAAACATGCAACAGTTTGTTGGTTTGATCGAACACCACCGAAACCATGTGCCACTCGTTATCCGAAAGCGCAGGAGCCTGAGGCGTTGTTTTTCCGGCCTTCCAGTCCATCCGGTTTCCGTCAGCTTTTGGATCACCCGCAATGTTTACTTGCCAACCGGTTCCGCTGCCACCGGGCACATAAGAGTCGGCGCCATTGGTACACAGCAAAACTCCAGGGTTGCCGCCGCTATCCCAGTCTTTATTGGAGAAGATGGCCGGGTCGGACCCAATTCCTTCCAATTTGAGCCAGATATTGAAGCTGAAATCCTGAGACAAGGCAGGTCTCAACAAATCATGTTTCGGCAGCACAGCGTAGGAGCCGGCGTTAAACATAGCCACCTGACCACGCGTTGCATCAGTTACAAATGTTACTTCAGCTGTGGCATCCTCGCCCAAAACGGCGTCGAAGTGGTTACCGCTGGCATCAGCCAAGTCTGCGTCCATTGGCAGGTAAACAACCAGGTCGCTACCGCTGCCTGAAGTCGTTGTGAAATTCCAGGATGTATCGTTTGTAAATCCTTTAAACGGCTTACTGTCGGCATCCACAAATGAACCGGCATCGATTGTTACATAATAGGCTGTTGCAAACTCAAAAGGCTCACTCAAGCTAATCGTTACAGTTTCATTGTCAACAACTATCGACGAACTAGCTACCGAAAATTCTTCAACAACAGTACCACCGGCGCTGTAAATCGTGATATTTCCCTCGCCCTTTGCTACTTTTGCACTAAAGGTAACTGCCAGTTCGAACAACGACGCATCTTCACTGTCGTCCTCCGGAGACAAAGAAGCAACGGTTGGACCGCTCTCGCCGGCAGTCACAAAAGTCCAGCTTTGACCAGCACCCAAACCTAAAAATTCGTTGCCAACCAAGTCGGTAACAAAGCCGCGCTCAAGTGTTACCACATAGGTTTCATTCGCTGATAAATCTTCCGGATCAATCGTTAAAACCCGACCGTCATCACCAATTTGAACGGCGCTGGAAGTCACAGCGATCGTCTGCGTATCAACCTCACAGGCAATCACAATATCACCTTCTCCTTTCTGGATGTACTCGTCAAAAGTGAGCACCAAGTTGCTTTTCACGGCAACATCTTCGACGCCGGAAACCGGGTTGAAACTTACAACCGTTGGATTCGAGGCGTCGACGGTATGATCGTAATCCTCCTGACACGACACCAGGCTGTAGGAAGTTAAGCCAACAAGGGCAACTCCCCCAAGCCAATATTTCAAGTTCGATTTTTTCATAATCATCTTATTTATCGGGCATATTTGGTTAAATTGTTTTTATAAGCGGGTAAGCGTTACACGAAAGTCTCCCTGTCCGGTTTCACCGGTTTCGGTGTTCTCCCACCCCATGTAAAATGAAATTGTCATTGTAGTTCCGGTTACAACAACCGCGATTTCGTCAACCGGCGAAACGTCCGTTAAGCTGACTGTTGCACTGCTTTCGGTACCTGAAACTGACCAGGTACTTGCAGACGAACTGAAAACAATCGGACAATCCTTTGCTACGAACCGGGCCGGATAACCGTCGTTGTCAGTGGTAAAAACCAAGCGCATATCGCCGAAAATTTCGGTTGGAAGATCATCCGGAGTTTCAATACCCGAGGGGTCACCCCAAGTCCCGTCAATGCGACCTGCCACAAGCTGAACATCATCCAGTTCAGTCGTTGAAATCGGATTTTCCTTACAAGAACTCAATACCATCAGCGTTGCGAAAAGTATTGGAATGATAATTCTAAACTTCAATATTGTTCTCATCGGTCCTCTTTTTAGTTTACTTTAAACAGACGGTATGGCACATTCGATTTCAGCGCATTTCCTTCCAATCCCCAGCTGCTGTCGATGCTTAAACCGAGCAAGCTGAGCACGTTTACCGAAACATCAGTCAACTTCACTGGGTAGTATGGGTGACGCTCGGTAGCAGAGCCAACCAATTCGCCGTCATGTCCGTTTCCGCTGTAATCTGTTATTGTCGTCCCGCGCACTTCATCCAGCTTCAGGTAAAGATCCAACGACGCAAGATTCGGATGATCCGAACTCTCAATGTTTCGCAGATACATGTATTCCTGAATCGTTTCCTGCGAGAGAACATCCGTCCAAATACGAACTTCGTTGAACGATCCCGACCAGTTTGGACTGCCACCACCGTAGGTTTCTGTACCATCCTGCGCTAGACAGATGTAATTATAGGGTGAAGTCATATCATCGGTGGCCTTGTAGGTCAATTTGGAGCTTGTCATTAACTCGCCGTCCTGGTAAACATTACACTCATTTGTTTTATCAAAACTGACAGCCAAATGGTGCCATGTTTCATCTTCAATCGACTTTCCGGAGCCGATATCGTAGCGTTCGCGTTTGGTGTTGGCAATGTTGATTTTCCAGGAAGTACCACTGCGGCAAATTGTGAAGCCCGGATTACCACCCGAGTCCCAATCCTTATCACCAATAATGGAAGGGTCGCTCGAGTTATCGGTGTTGGCCTTAATCCACAATTCAATAGTGAATTTATCCATTCCCTGCAGCGCGGTGCCGTCAATCGGAACCCGAACGTAAGTATAGCTCGTCCCTTTGTTGAGTTTCAAAATATTATCGGCGTTCGCAATGGCATCCATGCTAGCGGCGTCCAATTTTTTATTATCCAAATCACTCCCCGACAAAATAATCGGGACGTTCATTTCTTCCAGACTATTATTGGTTGCAACGCCGGATTCAGTTCCTCCGTGAGTCGACACCAGGAAAATTGCCCAGCTCTCATCGGCATAGCTGTCGCGACTCTCAATTGCGGCCTGCAATTGCTGTATATAGTCGTCGATTTGCTGCACTGCCAGCACATACTGGGCTTTTCGCAATTGATAACCTACTTCCGCACCAGCATCCTGAGGGCCGCTAAACTGAACGAATTCAACATCCAAATCCGATTGCCCAAGCAACTCCAATGATTTCTGCAGCACCTCATCGTCCGACGCGTAATTAAACTTATAATCGGCGTCGGCATTCAACTCTGTATTGATATCAGCATCACGAACAACCGAAGCAATCACAGTTGCTGAACTCAGCGATTTGATACGACTAACAACCGATGGGTAAGTATCGAACTGGTTTCCGGTGAAGGAATCAGCACTGGTTACTCCATGTTTATCGGACTGTACACCGGTAAGCATTGTTGCCCATCCACTGGTTGAATAGGCAGGAAGGCCACCATAACCCGCCATGTTATAACTGGCGTTGTCAATCAGTTTATCAATTCCCGGCGTCGAAGCATAGTCGATGGCCGTGTTAATAATCCCGTCAACGCCAACAACCAATATCTTCGTGTCGGCAGCGGTAACAACCGAAGCCTGATGCGTTAAAATTGCAAACGACATCAGTGCATATAAGTATTTCAATAAATTCTTCATGTTCACTTGTATAAGCGGATTACATAACTACCCGGACGGCCCAGGACAAACGTGAAGCTCTCGCTCTCGTAATCGTAACTCTCCGTACCATCGGTTGTATTTTCAACCGCCCAGGTACAGTAGGTTTCCGACTCTTCCACCGGGAAATCAACACTCCAGATCTCCCCTTCTTCTGTATCATTCACAAAAGTTCCGGCAAAGCCCGATGCCCGGTTCTTCGTGAAGTCAATCCGTTCGCCCGGAAGAGCAACACCATCCAGGTAGCCCACAAACAACACCTCGTTGGGGGAATCGGCCACGCGCTCTATTTCCGGTTCCTGCGCCATGCCCGACGACCAGGATACCAGT encodes the following:
- a CDS encoding Ig-like domain-containing protein; this encodes MKKSNLKYWLGGVALVGLTSYSLVSCQEDYDHTVDASNPTVVSFNPVSGVEDVAVKSNLVLTFDEYIQKGEGDIVIACEVDTQTIAVTSSAVQIGDDGRVLTIDPEDLSANETYVVTLERGFVTDLVGNEFLGLGAGQSWTFVTAGESGPTVASLSPEDDSEDASLFELAVTFSAKVAKGEGNITIYSAGGTVVEEFSVASSSIVVDNETVTISLSEPFEFATAYYVTIDAGSFVDADSKPFKGFTNDTSWNFTTTSGSGSDLVVYLPMDADLADASGNHFDAVLGEDATAEVTFVTDATRGQVAMFNAGSYAVLPKHDLLRPALSQDFSFNIWLKLEGIGSDPAIFSNKDWDSGGNPGVLLCTNGADSYVPGGSGTGWQVNIAGDPKADGNRMDWKAGKTTPQAPALSDNEWHMVSVVFDQTNKLLHVYIDAVEYTQPENTASFDLNTLTGPIWDNTNDYPFTIWEDGTGHYNSGSDTRKNLEGMVDELRFYNKALSATEISDLFNN
- a CDS encoding DUF5690 family protein; its protein translation is MEGIKLKISSWLSRQPSWVFALYASFTAFFVYSCMYAFRKPFTVGTFEDLSLWGVDYKIWLITSQVIGYTLSKFLGIKYISEMTNNARTYYILALVGAAEVALLLFWVVPQPYNFIFMFFNGLPLGMIWGAVFSYLEGRRLTELLGAGLCVSFIVASGVVKTVGGLVMLHFGVSEFAMPFITGLIFAIPLVVSVFFLDAVPPPTAEDERLRTKRAPMNKAERRAFLAKFSIGILLLVLTYVFLTIFRELRDNFSAEIWDSLGYGNDASIFTVAELPVAVFTLLSLALVTFVRSNFKAFNIILAIIFIGFLVVIASTLLFERQLIQGKLWMILMGIGLYLGYVPFNAFLYERLISSFRYISNIGFLIYVSDAFGYLGSLGVVLYKNFYTPNISWVKFFSLSGFWFSLVGLVLMALSMVYFNVKYRRFQKDAIGAEQEKDLATAPEFLINRTNK
- a CDS encoding alkaline phosphatase family protein; protein product: MKRFIYFLALVGVMGSLVVSCNCEYKPKGIKRVVVIGFDGMSVGGVMKASTPNFDEYNANGAYSFHCRNILPTVSSPNWAAMLTGSDAAQTGVTSNAWQVDDYQLPPVLTTENGRYPDIFYVLKKNKPSLKTASVYDWGDFGRLYDNSFVDVDIHPEGALKTAETASKVIKEDKPDFLFIHFDHVDHAGHADGHMTPAYLKAVELADSLAAVVVNATKEAGTYDETLFIITADHGGVGHGHGDMTVQGNEVPFFLFGNHTKSGYELPVEVNLMDLAATVAYVFDVPRPQAWIGRPVVCAFKDAPEPDPATLVGDFLSAYRNTPVILPQDADGKSGGFYVGEKALVTILTEGKDGKIRYTTDGSIPTKNSTVYSEPFELANSGTVRAAYFGNDGRHSTYSEAFYRVVEKVDENTGVNYKIYQGENLGKIPAFSFLKKVASGKAYEISTDQIADKLGENVAVEFEGYITIEKPGKYEFFTASDDGSKLFLDGKELVNNDGDHGTKEESGSVQLEVGKHKIRVEYFNGGGGGFLATGFRGPGIPKQILSPEFLSVK
- a CDS encoding aspartate aminotransferase family protein — translated: MEDKILRVEGDINLTEGRKVWMTELADETVDLLHQDAGAFIHQALSTPCLDVLDRVEGSYLITTSGKKILDFHGNNLHQLGHGNREVVEAVSKMMHKLPFSPRRYTNRVAIELAERLTSLAPGLNRVLFAPGGSEANSMALKLARIATGKFKVVSMWGAFHGGGLDTISVGGEAPFRKGIGPLMTGVQHVPQPEFYRQPWKDDPDQNVYVELIRQVFENEGDVGALIAETVRNTDVQIPSKNFWQKIRALCDEYGVVLILDEIPIAMGRTGKFFAFEHYGITPDIVTIGKALGGGVFPMAAVLTNDRFNGAAEHSVGHFTHEKSPLGSAAGLAVLNFIEKESIVARANELGALMQKRLLEMKERYEIIGDVRGIGLLWGVDLVTDRETKERAFAEGEKVMYDCLKNGLSFKVSQGSVINLCPPITISQEELEQALGILENAIIKVNK
- a CDS encoding HAD hydrolase-like protein gives rise to the protein MKNFEMVVFDMAGTTVVDKNEVESCFLEAVNQTGLQATNDEINSMMGWSKLTVFQTLWNRQLTGASEKEIARRVDDSYAIFRETLEAHYLKSEILPTPGSLEIFDYLRKKDVKIALTTGFYRKVTDIILSKLGWNEGLDKNYTGTGLINASISSDQVKAGRPSPFMIFRAMELCDVNDVRQIIKIGDTPSDLGEGKNAGCQLSLGVTNGTHTREQLSQYENDGLFDSIAHFHDFLIKQD
- a CDS encoding helix-turn-helix domain-containing protein translates to MNNEDVHYVGKRIKEIRLQKEMKLVDLAIKSGISKGLLSRIENGRTIPSLPVLFNIITTLNENPSSFFETMGQGSNSPFYMLLKKEEYSAIEKEDSVGFNYFSIFSRSFSDFTFNAVLLLLEPDAKREMVTTDGMEFIYLASGNIEYKLGDETISMEEGDSLFFDGRVPHLKINNSEQTARILVIYLLFNK
- the phnW gene encoding 2-aminoethylphosphonate--pyruvate transaminase — translated: MELNSLPDNPYLLLTPGPLSTSKTVKAVMLRDWCTWDDDYNHNIVQEIRGRLVQLASRNPENYTSVLMQGSGSFGVESVIGSAVPADGKLLVIANGAYGTRMVQIAQALKINHLVYALSEVNPPEIGELKRMLDENPDITHLAVVHCETTTGILNPVREVLAEAKSRNIVCILDAMSSFGGIPLDMRDWGADFLISSPNKCIQGVPGFSFIIADKHELAKCEGQARSLSLDLYDQWNTMENGGGKWRFTSPTHVVRAFLQALLELEQEGGVEKRFERYCTNQKTLVSGMRSIGFETLLPDELHSPIITSFRSPSSEKYVFKELYDRLKEKGFVIYPGKVTQGDTFRIGNIGEVYPSDMEMLVQTIGQVKFW